In a genomic window of Ipomoea triloba cultivar NCNSP0323 chromosome 3, ASM357664v1:
- the LOC116012159 gene encoding tRNA (guanine(37)-N1)-methyltransferase 2-like: MVELDESKFDVELKLWALRIPREYCNVATRILNGYLLDKPRIKPIVEDPASEKNRMLVLSEKIQNSDLSEVPAQKLADLKGLCEFDIVPYSLTLGYSYWSSDHILKQILPPGLEVPSSFETIGHIAHLNITDELLPYKDVIAKVIYDKNYPRLQTIVNKIGSITNEFRVPSFEILAGKDDLVTELKQYGATFKLDYGLVYWNSRLEHEHLRLVSQFRAGETICDMFAGIGPFAIPAAQKGCRVYANDLNPDSARYLKINAAINKVDDLLFVYNMDARKFIYQLMAVPSSEGNLESNITLKSCGPCNEFASGVTTFEEGTQSDMGKDISGQRLRNISNVEDLSIREDANANTTKRCSEMSEEGNKTADHASVPVTGKKRKGLNKSTRSSKSFDTNPYEHVDHVIMNLPASALQFLDAFRGLVNMRDWKGSLPWIHCYCFMRSTETMEDIISKAVSALNANIRDPIFHKVRDVAPNKAMYCLSFKLPEETCKIHQDCQ; encoded by the exons ATGGTGGAGTTGGATGAGAGCAAGTTTGATGTGGAACTGAAGTTGTGGGCGCTTCGAATTCCACGGGAGTATTGCAATGTTGCCACACGGATACTCAATGG ATATTTGCTTGACAAGCCGCGCATCAAGCCTATTGTGGAAGATCCTGCTTCTGAAAAAAACCGGATGTTGGTTTTATCTGAAAAAATCCAAAATTCAG ATTTATCAGAAGTTCCAGCTCAGAAGCTTGCAGATTTGAAAGGCCTTTGTGAGTTCGACATTGTTCCATATTCCCTTACACTCGGGTATTCTTATTGGAGTTCAG ACCATATACTAAAACAGATTCTTCCTCCTGGACTTGAAGTTCCATCATCCTTCGAGACAATAG GCCATATTGCTCATTTGAACATAACTGATGAACTTCTTCCATATAAAGATGTCATTGCAAAAGTTATCTATGAT AAAAATTACCCAAGACTCCAGACAATTGTGAATAAAATTGGAAGTATTACAAATGAATTTCGAGTACCAAGCTTTGAAATACTGGCTGGAAAAGATGATTTGGTCACAGAGTTGAAGCAATATGGGGCAACTTTCAAGCTCGATTATGGCTTGGTCTATTGGAATTCAAGATTGGAACATGAGCACCTAAGGTTGGTCTCACAGTTCAGGGCTGGAGAGACCATATGTGACATGTTTGCTGGTATTGGTCCCTTTGCTATTCCAGCAGCACAAAAAGGTTGCAGAGTGTATGCAAATGATTTAAACCCAGATAGTGCACGATATCTAAAAATTAATGCTGCAATCAACAAGGTTGATGATCTActttttgtttataatatggACGCACGTAAATTTATATATCAACTGATGGCTGTGCCTTCTAGTGAAGGCAATTTGGAATCTAACATTACACTGAAATCATGTGGGCCGTGCAATGAATTTGCAAGTGGAGTAACAACGTTTGAAGAGGGAACCCAATCAG ACATGGGAAAAGATATATCTGGCCAAAGGTTAAGAAATATCAGCAATGTTGAAGATTTATCTATTCGGGAGGATGCAAATGCCAATACAACTAAAAGATGTTCTGAAATGTCTGAAGAAG GGAACAAAACAGCTGACCATGCTAGTGTTCCTGTAACTggcaagaaaagaaaaggattaaATAAGAGCACAAGGAGCTCCAAGTCATTTGACACAAACCCCTATGAGCATGTAGATCATGTGATCATGAACTTACCGGCATCTGCCCTGCAATTTCTTG ATGCCTTTAGAGGGCTTGTAAATATGAGAGACTGGAAGGGATCATTACCTTGGATTCACTGCTATTGCTTTATGCGTTCAACTGAGACAATGGAAGATATAATATCG AAAGCAGTGTCTGCCTTAAATGCGAATATACGAGATCCAATATTTCACAAGGTTAGAGATGTTGCTCCAAACAAG GCAATGTATTGCCTAAGCTTTAAATTACCTGAGGAAACTTGTAAAATTCATCAAGACTGTCAATAA
- the LOC116013001 gene encoding uncharacterized protein LOC116013001, whose translation MAFYEGLLDNSKILVDASSGGSFTVLEPTQAEELLEKIATNGTTWYSERSSQRLVGGFHDVDRISALSAKVDNMASMVQKIAQITLQNQNMSYTSTTPNFSRQIMMCELCGGEHNMGECLNDDMGSQSTLEHVDLVGYGRQQQSFQPQGVYNPNAPRNHPGFSWSKPMGAANPQNFGNRGPPPGFQGQQNFRGGQQQQSMPNQGFQAPTTQPRQSSENSPPPNWEAMMEMMFKSQMKSDERFRQLTEKLDQLGAHNKMLERQIANQASTSSTQVTGKLPAYPENPREHVNAIITRSGKELEEPSFQIEKPMPRGRSNGEIEEEVEKEEATPPTSIPNQRVHNKDDGVKPERKYVPPLPFPQKFQCQAKESRWKKFLNLVENLNVSIPLLDLLTQVPSYGKFLREILSRKRKLGTQEMIAMTQEYRTLIHDEGKFPTKLRDPGSFTIPCVIGGFTINRSLCDLGAGVNVMPLSLCKRLNLGEPKPVQLTLEFADRSTKSPIGILEDVPVRVDKYFVPCDFVVMDIREDPYIPIILGRPFLATTGAIIDARKGSIIFDFGEEKVAFNVFDEPKSPFVEKCYRVDEVGNKRLEKGEEFDALDERTFDEHKKFKKILHEEVGDVALLEKESKVRKIEEYEFLFEDGGQVLQNKGKDWANNSKLKALIEEYPMAFKSFVERFIEAKVVISLCSPTYT comes from the coding sequence ATGGCTTTCTATGAAGGTTTGCTTGATAATTCAAAGATCTTGGTGGATGCTTCATCGGGAGGGTCATTCACGGTTTTGGAACCTACTCAAGCCGAGGAACTACTTGAAAAGATTGCAACAAATGGAACAACTTGGTATTCGGAGAGATCTTCACAAAGGCTTGTGGGAGGATTTCATGATGTTGATCGAATATCCGCCTTGTCGGCTAAGGTGGATAATATGGCATCCATGGTTCAAAAGATAGCTCAAATCACTCtccaaaatcaaaatatgaGCTATACTTCTACTACTCCCAATTTTTCAAGGCAAATCATGATGTGTGAATTATGTGGAGGAGAACACAATATGGGAGAATGCTTAAATGATGATATGGGTTCTCAATCTACTTTGGAGCATGTTGATTTGGTAGGATACGGTAGGCAACAACAATCATTTCAACCTCAAGGGGTCTACAATCCAAACGCACCAAGGAATCATCCCGGTTTTTCTTGGAGTAAGCCGATGGGGGCTGCAAATCCCCAAAACTTTGGTAATAGAGGACCGCCACCGGGATTCCAAGGGCAGCAAAATTTTAGAGGTGgccaacaacaacaatccaTGCCAAATCAAGGATTCCAAGCCCCGACTACTCAACCAAGGCAATCTTCAGAAAATTCACCTCCACCAAATTGGGAAGCCATGATGGAAATGATGTTTAAATCTCAAATGAAGAGTGACGAGAGGTTTAGGCAATTGACAGAGAAGTTGGATCAATTGGGTGCTCATAACAAAATGTTGGAAAGACAAATTGCAAACCAAGCTTCTACTTCTAGTACTCAAGTCACAGGTAAGTTGCCCGCTTACCCTGAAAATCCAAGGGAACATGTCAATGCCATTATAACAAGAAGTGGAAAGGAACTTGAGGAACCATCTTTCCAAATTGAAAAGCCAATGCCAAGAGGAAGGAGTAATggagaaattgaagaagaagttgaaaaagagGAAGCTACCCCTCCCACTTCTATCCCAAATCAACGAGTTCATAACAAAGATGATGGAGTGAAGCCGGAGAGGAAATATGTACCACCTTTGCCATTTCCtcaaaaatttcaatgtcaAGCCAAAGAGAGTAGATGGAAGAAATTCTTgaatttggttgaaaatttgaatgtgtCTATCCCTTTGCTTGATTTACTCACTCAAGTGCCTTCTTACGGCAAGTTTTTAAGGGAGATTCTCTCGAGAAAAAGAAAACTTGGTACTCAAGAGATGATTGCTATGACACAAGAGTACCGGACCCTAATACATGATGAAGGAAAGTTTCCTACCAAGCTAAGGGATCCCGGGAGTTTCACTATCCCATGTGTCATTGGAGGGTTCACCATAAATAGATCACTTTGTGATCTAGGAGCAGGTGTTAATGTAATGCCTCTATCTCTTTGCAAAAGGTTAAATTTGGGAGAGCCAAAGCCGGTTCAACTCACACTTGAATTTGCCGATCGGTCAACCAAAAGCCCTATTGGAATACTTGAGGATGTCCCGGTTCGAGTGGATAAATATTTTGTGCCTTGTGATTTTGTTGTTATGGATATTAGAGAAGATCCGTATATTCCAATCATATTAGGGCGGCCTTTCTTGGCTACAACTGGAGCTATAATTGATGCAAGGAAGGGATCAATAATTTTTGACTTTGGAGAAGAGAAAGTAGCATTTAATGTTTTTGATGAGCCTAAATCTCCTTTTGTTGAAAAATGTTATCGGGTTGATGAGGTTGGTAACAAGAGATTGGAGAAGGGTGAAGAGTTTGATGCTCTTGATGAGAGAACTTTTGATGAgcataaaaagtttaaaaaaattttacatgAGGAAGTTGGTGATGTTGCACTTTTGGAGAAAGAATCTAAGGtgagaaaaattgaagaatatgAATTTTTGTTTGAAGATGGAGGCCAAGTTCTACAAAATAAGGGTAAAGATTGGGCAAACAATTCTAAATTGAAGGCATTGATAGAAGAATACCCTATGGCTTTCAAGAGTTTTGTTGAGCGCTTCATCGAGGCTAAAGTGGTGATTAGCCTTTGTTCCCCAACATAcacttga